From the Chryseobacterium fluminis genome, the window CATCGGCCAGTTATTCATCGCCAGTGAATATTCCTTTTTAGGGAAAACCAATGCGAGATTATATAAAGTTCTCTCTTTCTGGTCGGTAAAAAGAGGGTAGCTGTACGTATTGTTTTCCTTTTTTTCCTTATAATCTTTATTAACGACGCTGGTAAGATTATTATTCTTATCAATAATTCCATAGCCGAATTTGGATGAAATCCCCCTGATCCTCAGTTCTTTGGTGATCACAGAATCCAGAACTTTCTCATCCACTCTTTTAGTGATCGGTATATTATTACCTAAAATTTTAGCGTATTCTTTTAAAGAGTAATCACCATTTTCCAAAGACTGATTGATGTCCGAAGTTAAAATCTCACGGTTGGTCGTATCTCTTTTGATCTTGTAAGCAGCTTCATCAGTATATAATTTGGTCAGCTTGATAGAGTCTCCCTGCTGAGAAATGGGAAGCTGGGTTTTCTCAATAATATTTTTTGAGTAAATGATCTGTCTCTGGGCGCCGGAATCTTCTACCTGCTGAATGGTTGTCAGGGAAGGTTTATCGCTATTGGCTAAAATATTATTTCTAAGGTCCTTATAATCAATATTGAGATATTTGTCAACTTCAATTTCAGCCATGCTTTTGGAAGTACTTTCCAGAGCGGAATATACTTTATTGGAAAAATCCTGCTCAAGAGCACCATAATAACGTTTCAGCCAATAAAATTGAAGCGTGACGAAGACAATCAATGAAATTGTCATAAACACCGAAATTATTGGAATGAATTTATTATTCATGAGGGTATTTTATAATTCTTGTAATGATGAATGTTAAAATTAATTATTTTATGACTTAATGAACAAAAAACGAGCCAAAAAATTGTATAATTTTTCTTAAAAAGACGTTTTTTAACATTTATTTATGAATTTGTACGGCTTTTTACAGGTGCGGTAAGGTTACAAAATAAAAAAGTAGCTTTGTTTAAAACAAAATAGTATTATGGAATCTGATATCATTTTTAACAAAGATTTTGATTCGAACAGTGTATATATTATGAAGATATTTAACGCTGATGTTTCAGAGATGTGGAATTATTTTACCCAATCGGAATTACTGGATCAATGGTGGGCTCCAAAACCGTGGAAGTGTGAAACCAGACACCAGGATTTCAGGAAAGACGGAAGTTGGCTCTACTCCATGATTGGACCGGAGGGTGAAAGGCATTACGCGCAGATGAAATACGGTGAAATCATGGAACACAGAAGTTTTGACGGTGTCGATAACTTCTGTGATGAAAACGGGCAGGTAAATCCTGATTTTCCGGATACCAGGTGGCTGTTCGGTTTCACCGGCGTGGAAGAAGGAACAAAAATTACCGTTAATATTCATTTTCAATCGGAGCAGGCCATGAAGCAGCTACTGGAAATGGGTTTTGAAGACGGTTTTAAAAGAGGACTGGATCAGTTAGAGCAGATTTTAATAAACCCTTAATGACTGATATTTTCACGAAGAAATTCAATGATTTTATCAACAGGAACGGTCTTTAGCCCATTTACAAGATAAACGTATTAAATCTGGCTTTAGCCAAACTAAAAAACAAAAAATGGAAAGTAGGTTTTACTTTCCATTTTCAAATTATTTAATTTTCAAATTTTCAAATTCTCAAATCAATTCTTCATCCTGAAAATATTGAATAATCGCCTTTTTCATAAGCAGCGTCTGCTCATTAGGCCGCAATTCGGGAAGTTCTTCCAGCTGGTTAAAATGTGGCCAGCCATCTTCGTAATGCGAGAATTTATAGTATCCGAAAGGTTCGAGTAATCTGCATACGGCAATATGAAGAATATTTAATTTATCATCTTTGGTATATTTCTGCTGACCACTTCCTAATTCCTGCAGGCCAATTAAAAATAAGAGTGTCTCAATAGGCGGATCTTTTTCAGTGTCAAAATTTTCGGTAAAAAATTCCTGTATTTTTTTCCAGTATTCTGCGTCGTTAATCATCTTTTTTATTTTCTAATTTTAATAAGAAGGCATATTCCAGCGCATCCTCTTTTAGGGATTCGAATCTTCCGCTGGCACCTCCGTGTCCTGAGCTCATATCGGTCTTAAAGATCAGAAGATTGTCATCCGTCTTCAGCTCTCTTAATTTTGCCGTCCATTTGGCAGGCTCCCAATACTGAACCTGGGAATCATGAAGTCCGGTGGTGATCAGAGCATGAGGGTAGTCTTTAGCTTCTACATTGTCATAAGGCGAATAATCTTTCATATAATGATAATATTCTTCGTCATTCGGATTTCCCCATTCGTCGTATTCCCCGGTAGTCAGAGGAATGGTTTCATCCAGCATGGTTGTCACAACATCTACAAAAGGGACCTGCGCCACGATTCCGTTAAATAAAGCCGGTTCATAATTCATCACAGCACCTACCAGAAGTCCGCCTGCACTGCCGCCCATCGCATACAGATGTTTTGATGAAGTGTAATTTTCTTTAATCAGATATTTTCCGGCATCGATAAAATCAAAAAAGGTATTCTTCTTAAACATCATTTTTCCGTTCTCATACCATTCTCTTCCTAAATATTCACCTCCTCTGATATGAGCAATGGCATAAATGAAACCACGGTCTAAAATGGACAGCCTCACATTTGAGAAGCTTGCGTCAACGGTATGACCGTAGCTTCCGTAACCGTACAGAAGCAACGGGGTATCTGCAGATTTTTTCGTGTCTTTATGGTAAACCAGAGAAATCGGAATTTTTACCTCTCCATCCCGGGATTCTGCCCATATCCTTTCCGAAATGTAATTTTCCGGGAAAAATGTTCCACCCAGAACCTCCTGCTGTTTCAAAAGTCGGGTGGTTTTGTCCTTCATATTATATTCGTAAGTAGAGCTTGGCTGGGTCAGTGAAGTATAACCATAGCGTAAAATTTCCGTGTCAAACTCAAGATTGACGCCGATATAAGCAGTATAAGTAGGATCTGAAAAAGGAAGGTAGTATGATTCCTGTGTCTGTTCTTCAATGATTTTGATCTGCAGCAGCCCTTCCTCTCTTTCCTCAAGGACGAGATAATGTCTGAAAATTTCAAAGCCTTCCAATAGTACTTCCGGACGGTGAGTAATGACATCCACCCAGTTTTCCATTCCGCAATTACTGATCTTTGCTTTTACGATTTTGAAATTAAACGCATCATCTGCATTGGTAATGATGTAGAATTCGTCTTCATAATGCTCTACAGAATATTCCAGATCATCGATTCTCGGCTGAATGATCGTCCAGTCTGCAAAAACATTATCGGAAGGAATGAATCTATGCTCGTCGGAAATCGTACTTGAACTTGCGATGAAAATATATTCCAGAGATTTTGTTTTGAAGACATTCACGTCAAAAGTGTCATCCTCTTCATGGAAGATAAGAACATCTTCTGAAGCATCGGTGCCCAATTTATGTCTGTAGACCTGGAATGCACGTAGACTTTCATCTTTTCGGATGTAAAAAACATGCTCGTTATCATTAGCCCAGACTGCTTTTCCTGTCGTATTGTCGATTTTATCAGAAAGAATTTCTCCGGTCTTTAAATCTTTAAAATGAATGGAATAAATTCTTCGCCCTACTTTGTCTTCAGAGAAGGATACCATCTCATTATTCGGGCTTACCGCGAGGCTGCCGACTTCAAAATAGTCTTCACCTTCTGCCAGGTCATTGACATCGATAATAATTTCTTCTTCGTTATCCAGACTTTGATACTTTCTGCAAAAAATAGGATATTCTTTTCCCTCTTCGTAACGAACGATGTACCAGTATCCATTAAAAAAATAGGGTAGAGATTCATCATCTTTTTTATAACGGGCCTTCATTTCCTCAAAAAGCTCTTCCT encodes:
- a CDS encoding sensor histidine kinase, yielding MNNKFIPIISVFMTISLIVFVTLQFYWLKRYYGALEQDFSNKVYSALESTSKSMAEIEVDKYLNIDYKDLRNNILANSDKPSLTTIQQVEDSGAQRQIIYSKNIIEKTQLPISQQGDSIKLTKLYTDEAAYKIKRDTTNREILTSDINQSLENGDYSLKEYAKILGNNIPITKRVDEKVLDSVITKELRIRGISSKFGYGIIDKNNNLTSVVNKDYKEKKENNTYSYPLFTDQKERTLYNLALVFPKKEYSLAMNNWPMLLGTFLSLLTILGIYIISINYMMKQKKLAEVKTDFINNMSHEFKTPLATISVATDSLANDKIATNPEKVKYYSELIKQENLRMKKQVENVLNMSKLERNEVKLFLRETNVRELIKRTTESFNLIVQQRNGSLTQEFTADRYKFKIDEFHISNMLVNLLDNANKYSPENPEIHVKTSNEGNLYVIEVSDKGIGMESQNKTKIFEKFFREETGNIHNVKGQGLGLSYVKKIVDLHKGQIIVDSNKGEGSIFTIKLPMS
- a CDS encoding SRPBCC family protein, whose protein sequence is MESDIIFNKDFDSNSVYIMKIFNADVSEMWNYFTQSELLDQWWAPKPWKCETRHQDFRKDGSWLYSMIGPEGERHYAQMKYGEIMEHRSFDGVDNFCDENGQVNPDFPDTRWLFGFTGVEEGTKITVNIHFQSEQAMKQLLEMGFEDGFKRGLDQLEQILINP
- a CDS encoding S9 family peptidase, encoding MKAPQAKKIEKILETHGDKRTDNYFWLNERENPEVIKYLEEENAYANFIMEDTEAFQEELFEEMKARYKKDDESLPYFFNGYWYIVRYEEGKEYPIFCRKYQSLDNEEEIIIDVNDLAEGEDYFEVGSLAVSPNNEMVSFSEDKVGRRIYSIHFKDLKTGEILSDKIDNTTGKAVWANDNEHVFYIRKDESLRAFQVYRHKLGTDASEDVLIFHEEDDTFDVNVFKTKSLEYIFIASSSTISDEHRFIPSDNVFADWTIIQPRIDDLEYSVEHYEDEFYIITNADDAFNFKIVKAKISNCGMENWVDVITHRPEVLLEGFEIFRHYLVLEEREEGLLQIKIIEEQTQESYYLPFSDPTYTAYIGVNLEFDTEILRYGYTSLTQPSSTYEYNMKDKTTRLLKQQEVLGGTFFPENYISERIWAESRDGEVKIPISLVYHKDTKKSADTPLLLYGYGSYGHTVDASFSNVRLSILDRGFIYAIAHIRGGEYLGREWYENGKMMFKKNTFFDFIDAGKYLIKENYTSSKHLYAMGGSAGGLLVGAVMNYEPALFNGIVAQVPFVDVVTTMLDETIPLTTGEYDEWGNPNDEEYYHYMKDYSPYDNVEAKDYPHALITTGLHDSQVQYWEPAKWTAKLRELKTDDNLLIFKTDMSSGHGGASGRFESLKEDALEYAFLLKLENKKDD